One part of the Myxococcales bacterium genome encodes these proteins:
- a CDS encoding SDR family oxidoreductase, producing MTSNSEPSILDRFRLDDKVAIVTGSGRGIGAGTAIAFADAGCDVVVSARTVSQLEETAEKIRARGQRALVVECDVLDPAQRAHLVNRTIDEFGRLDILVNNAGGWPPKPTLDTSEDEFDACFRFNVTTTLAMTRLAVPLMAKTAGSGAIVNISSVAGRFNARGFAAYGTAKAALTFLTRNLAQDFAPKIRVNGIAVGAILTEALAGFMTDDLEKQMLAKTPMARLGQVEDIAACALFLASPAASYVTGEIYGVNGGLTQIQVEMPPVDL from the coding sequence ATGACCAGTAATTCAGAACCCAGTATTTTGGATCGCTTTCGACTCGACGACAAAGTCGCCATCGTTACGGGCTCTGGCCGCGGCATCGGTGCCGGCACGGCAATTGCCTTTGCGGATGCCGGTTGTGACGTCGTGGTTTCCGCCCGAACGGTCTCTCAACTCGAAGAGACCGCGGAGAAGATTCGCGCCCGGGGGCAACGGGCATTGGTGGTTGAATGCGATGTACTCGACCCGGCGCAGCGCGCACACCTCGTGAACCGCACCATCGATGAATTCGGTCGCCTCGACATTCTCGTGAACAACGCCGGGGGCTGGCCTCCCAAGCCCACCCTCGATACCAGCGAGGACGAGTTTGACGCCTGCTTCCGCTTCAACGTCACGACTACTCTTGCAATGACCCGACTGGCCGTACCCCTGATGGCGAAGACAGCGGGCAGCGGTGCGATTGTCAACATCTCGTCGGTAGCGGGACGCTTCAACGCCAGGGGCTTCGCCGCCTATGGGACCGCCAAGGCAGCCCTCACCTTCTTGACCCGCAACCTCGCGCAAGATTTCGCGCCGAAGATTCGGGTGAACGGAATCGCAGTAGGCGCGATCCTCACCGAGGCGTTGGCAGGATTCATGACCGACGACCTCGAGAAGCAGATGCTCGCCAAGACGCCGATGGCGCGTCTGGGACAGGTAGAGGACATCGCTGCTTGTGCCTTGTTCCTGGCCTCACCCGCGGCCAGCTATGTCACCGGCGAAATCTACGGGGTCAACGGTGGACTCACCCAGATCCAGGTCGAGATGCCGCCGGTCGATCTCTAG